The nucleotide sequence GGTCGGGTCGCCGGTCACCTTCGATGGAAGCTATTCTAACCGCTAACGGCGCCCAGTAAGCAGGTTGCCAGGGTGCAAATGGCTAAGGAGCAGGCATGTTGCAACGCATCAACACTCTCTGGGAATTTTGGCGCTTTTTGCTGCAGCGCTTTATTGCTGACCAAGGCACTAATAATGCGGCGGCACTGACCTACACCACCTTGTTTGCGGTGGTACCGATGATGACGGTGACGTTTTCCATGCTCTCCGCGATTCCGGCGTTTCAGGATACGGGCGAGCAAATCCAGAGTTTTATCTTCAGCAACTTCGTACCGTCCGCCGGCGAAGCCCTGCAGCAATACCTGCGCGACTTCACCACCCAAGCGCGGCAGCTGACCTGGATTGGCGTGGCACTGTTAGCCGCCACCGCGTTTTGGATGCTGGTGACCATCGAGAAGACCTTCAATACCATCTGGCGCGTGCGCCAACCGCGCCGTGGCGTGTCGAGCTTTCTTCTGTATTGGGCGATTCTCAGCCTAGGGCCCTTGCTGCTTGGCGGTGGTTTTGCCATCAGCACCTACTTCACCTCACTTTCGCTGATTTCCGGGCCGGGCGCTTTGCTGGGTGTGCAAGCCTTGCTCAAATTTATGCCGCTGCTGTTTAGCGTCGCCGCGTTTACCTTGCTGTTTGCCACGGTGCCGAATGCTCATGTACCGATGCGTCATGCTTTACTGGGCGGGCTATTTGTAGCGATTTTGCTTGAAGCAGCCAAGATGCTGTTTGGCCTGTATGTGCGCCTTTTCCCTGGTTATCAGCTGATTTATGGCGCGTTTGCTACGGTGCCGTTGTTTCTTTTATGGATCTATCTGTCTTGGCTGATCATCCTCTTCGGCGCTCAATTGGTCTGCAACCTGGGCGTTCCCCAGCACTGGCGCAAACGTGAGATGCCACGTCTGTTGATGGCGCTTGGCGTTTTGCGGGTTTTTTATGAGCGTCAGCAATCAGGCTTGAAGGTGCGTTTGCGCGATATGCATCGCCAAGGCTGGTTACTGGCTGAGCATGAGTGGGAAGAGATTTTGTTTTTTCTCGAACAACAAAAGCTTGTTGCGCCAACGGGATCGGGTTACTGGGTACTCAGCCGCGACCTTAGTCATTACTCACTGCAACAATTACTCAGCCACAGCCCGTGGCCGCTGCCAAGAGCTGAGAACCTGCCTGAGCAGCTAGATGAGGCGTGGTACCCGGCCTTACGCAGCAGCTTGGCAACGTTGCAAAACGCGCAAGCGGCGCTATTTGATGGTGACCTGGCGCAGTGGCTGCAGCCTCAGGCTAAGTCACTGGAGTGACGTAAAACGTCAGTTTGCAGCGTTGTGCTGCTGGCGCTCGGCGGCGCTTGTGATTCGGCAGTTCGCCAAGCATGGCGATCGGCGAGCTGGCACGCTTCTGGCTAATAAGCCTTCATACAGCGATCAGGTGGCCATTGGGGCAAGGCTTGGCGGAGTGTGAAGGCGTTATGACAGCTACAAAAGGCAGTGTGATTCATCTGGATCAGCGTGACCCGCAAGAGGCCCTCAAACGCCTCAATCGCGTTACCGGTTTACGCTTTAGCAGCTTGCCGCATTCCTTGGTCAACCTGAACGACTCTAGGGCGCAAGCTCAAGTCGACGAAACGGCTATGCAGCCAGACTCAGATTACTTGCGTGGAGCGGTTGCACGGCTGTCGCGTTAAACGCAAAACCCCGCGAGACGCGGGGTTTTGGCTTAACACGGCGCTATCAGGCAAGGGCTTGGCGGGTGTCAACGTGTGCCAGTTCGACCGCTTGTACAAATAACTCCTCAACAACCAGGCTCGTCGCCGGAACGGCAGAGCGCATGCGGACCTGCATCTCTTCGATTTTAACGTTGACCGGCAAACGGGCGATGCTGGACAGCAGAATTTTACTGTGCGGATTAACCTTGCCGTGATCGACCATGACTTCACGGCGCGCAGTGCCGTCGCGGTAGCTGATAAGCAGTGACACTGGCAGATTAGCCAGGCCAGGCAGGTGCAGCCATGCCGCTACGTTGAACTCCGCCACGCGCCCTTCGTATGGGGTGACGTGTAAGCGGGCGAGATTAACGATGGCAGTTGGCACTGGGCCGACCAACTTATCGAGGGCTTGGGTCATGGTGGTGTTCCCGGCTAGTAACAAATCGCAGCAAGCGTGAGTGCGCGTAATTATAAGCTCGGCCCTGTTGATCAAACTGTGCACTCGGCCGCCGTGCGGCGTGACCTTTCTCGCAGTTTTAGCCTAACAATCTGCGCGTCTAGGCCAGTTGCATCGGATAGCGAGTGACCGAGGCGGTGAGCAGGTTCGCCTTCGGCAGCGGCAAGATGGCCTGGTTGTGCGCGCTGGCCATTTGCAGCCAGACGTTTTCCCCCTCCACGAATTGCCCGTGAAGCAGCCACAAACCATGATGCCAGCCATTACCCGGTGCGGGGGTGCTTTGCAGCACACCCGGGTGTGTCTGGGCACTCGGTGCGCGGCGCAGCCATACCGCACGGGGTAAGCCTTTCAGGTAGCGCAACCCTAGATGCAGGCCTTCATTGTTTAAATGACGCCAGCGCACCAGTGCCAAGGTCGGTGTATCGCTGCCGGTGAGAAGAAGAACCAGTTGGCCCACTGACAGTTGCCCAGC is from Pseudomonas sp. TMP9 and encodes:
- a CDS encoding YihY family inner membrane protein — encoded protein: MLQRINTLWEFWRFLLQRFIADQGTNNAAALTYTTLFAVVPMMTVTFSMLSAIPAFQDTGEQIQSFIFSNFVPSAGEALQQYLRDFTTQARQLTWIGVALLAATAFWMLVTIEKTFNTIWRVRQPRRGVSSFLLYWAILSLGPLLLGGGFAISTYFTSLSLISGPGALLGVQALLKFMPLLFSVAAFTLLFATVPNAHVPMRHALLGGLFVAILLEAAKMLFGLYVRLFPGYQLIYGAFATVPLFLLWIYLSWLIILFGAQLVCNLGVPQHWRKREMPRLLMALGVLRVFYERQQSGLKVRLRDMHRQGWLLAEHEWEEILFFLEQQKLVAPTGSGYWVLSRDLSHYSLQQLLSHSPWPLPRAENLPEQLDEAWYPALRSSLATLQNAQAALFDGDLAQWLQPQAKSLE